GAGATGCGGGTCGGTCCCATCCGCGGCCCGTCGGGAGGTGGGGACTGCGTCATGCTTCCGACTCTAACGTCAGATCCGGTCGGGGGCGCAGTTCCGCGACCTCGGCCGCAGCCGGCCCGTAGGTCAACAGGTCGGTGAGCCGACCGTGCCCGGGCAGCTGACCGTAGGGCTGGATGTCGATCCACGGCCGCAGCACGAAGGCCCGCAGATGCGCCCGTGGATGCGGCAGGATCAACTCCGGGTCGTCGCTGAGCACCGGCTGGTCGTCGTCGCTCCACACCGCGACGACGTCGACGTCGAGGGTGCGCGGCCCGAACCGTCGCGCCGGATCCCGGACCCGACCCGCGGCCTGCTCCGCCGCCCGAGCCCGCGCCAACCAGTCGTACGGCCCGGCCATGGGGTCCACGGCCAGGAGCACCGCGTTCAGGTACGCCGGCTGCTCGGTGTCGCCCCATGGCGGGGTCTCGTACACCCCCGAGACCACCAGCACCCGCTCGCCAAGCGTGGCCAGGGCGGTGCGCAGGTGACCGAGCCGGTCGCCGAGATTGCTGCCGAGGGAGAGTACGGCGCGGGTCATCGGGTCCGGCGCATCGTGACCGCGACATCGGCGAAGGCGTACGGGACCGGCGCCTCGGGCTTGTGCACGGTGACCGTCGCGGCGCGGACCCGGGCATCGGCCAGGCAGACCTCGATCAGCCGGTCGGCCAAGGTCTCGATCAGGTTGACCGGCTCGCCGGTGACCACCGCCACCAGGCGGTCGGCCAACTCGCCGTAGTGCACGGTGTCGGCCACCTCGTCGGAGCGGGCGGCGGAGGTCAGATCCAACTCCAGCACGGCGTCCACGACGAACTCCTGCCCCCGGGCACGTTCGAAGTCGTAGACCCCGTGCCGACCGTACGCGCGTAGGCCGGTAAGCGTTATCCGGTCGGTCATCGGCGTACTCCCGGGTCGGCGTGCTGGTCGGCGGGCGGTGCGGTGCCGGGTGGCCAGGCCAGCTTCGGCCGGCCGGTGGCCTGCCAGACGGCGAGCGCGTCGACGGTCGCCCGCACGTCGTGCACGCGCACCCCCCAGGCGCCGGCCGCGACCGCGAGCAGGCTGGTGGCGACGGTGGCCATCTCACGGTCGGCGGTGGGCCGGGGCGCGCCGTCGGGCCCGGCCAACAGCAGACCGAGGTACGACTTGCGGCTGGCCCCGAAGAGCAGTGGGTAGCCCAACTCCAGCAACTCGGGCAGCCGGGCACTGAGCTGCCAGTTGTGTGCCGCGGTCTTGGCGAAACCGAGCCCCGGATCGATCACGATGCGGTCCGCGGCCACCCCGGCCGCGAGCGCCGCCGTCACCCGCTGGTCGAGTTCGGCGCGCACCTCGGCGACCACGTCGCGGTAGCTGGCCAGCTCGCTCATCCGCCGGGAGTGGCCCCGCCAGTGCATCAACACCCAGGGGCAGCCGGCGTCGCGGACCACCCGGGCCATGTCCGGATCGGCCAGGCCGCCGGAGACGTCGTTGACCACCACCGCGCCGGCCGCGAGTGCCGCCTCGGCGACTCGGGCACGGGTGGTGTCGATGCTCACCGGTACGCCGGCTCCGGTCAGCGCCCGGATGACCGGCAGTACCCGGGCGCTCTCCGCCTCGGCGTCCACCCGGTCGGCGCCGGGACGGGTCGACTCTCCACCCACATCGACCAACCCGGCCCCCTCGGCACGCAGCCGGACGCCGTGTGCGACGGCGGCATCGACGTCGGCGTAGCGTCCGCCGTCGGAGAACGAATCGGGCGTGACGTTCAGGACGCCCATCACCACCGGGGCCGGGGCCCGTACCAGCTCGGTCACGACTAGACGGTACCGGCCTCACCGGACATGTCGAACAGCCCGGGTTCCAAGGCCCTGACATGCGAATTGGAACAGGTGTACGATCGGTCGTCCGGGCCGAATCGGGCAGTCTCTTCGCGGCTTGTCGCAAAGGAGGGCGGCCCGTACGCTGTGGAATTGCCCGGCATCGAGACGGCGACGCGGTTAGGGAGGGCCCAAAGCGGGAGAATTCGCCCAAAAATCGCCACCTTCCGTGGCGAGAGACGCACGCACGGTCTCGACCGCTGCGCAGAGTGAGCATCGATCCCGTCAGGCTTGCCTACTGCACCACCGCGGCGTCGCCGGCCGCGACTTGGGGAGGTTCCAGTGATCGCCATCGAGCTGATGGAAACGGCGTCCACAAACGCCCTCCACCTGCTCTCCACCGTGGCGTCGTCGATCCCGCTCGCCGCCGAGGAGCCAAAGGGGATCAACACCGAGGGCGTCGTCACCTTCTTCGCCAGCAAGATCGCTCCGATCCTACTGGCCGTCCTGGGTGTCATCTTCATCGGCCGCGCCAGCCGGGGCGAGATTTCCAAGGTGTTGACCAGCTCCGCAATCGCGATCGTCGGGCTGGCCTTCATCGCCGGGGCCGCCACCCTCTTCTTCATCGGCGATTTCCTGATCAACCTGATCTTCCAGTAGGCGCGGTTCACGAGATGCGGCTGCGCACCGACGACGACATCTACCGGGCCCGCCTGGTCTACCTCGGGCCGCCCGGCTACACCCTTCCGGTCCACCTGCCGTACGCCCAGTACGGGCTCTTCATTCTGCTCGTTCCCCTCTACATGTTCATCCACTGGTTGTTCACGCTGCAGGTCGAGCTCTTCCCTGCGTGGGAGATCGCCCTCGCCATCGTGACCACCTCGTTCGTCTTCCGGTACGTCGACCCGGATCGGCCGGCGCGCATGGTGATCCGTACCGCGCTTACCGACTGGCGACGCACCCGGGAGCCGGCCGCCGAACAGCGCGACCCGCGCCTGGTCGGTAGCGGGATCAGGATCCGGGAGGAACTGGCATGACCGGCTGCACGCCGTACGGGCCGCTCGACGGGTTGCCGGGCAACCCCGGGAAGCACGGTCGCTCGACACCGCCCGCGGATCCGGGCAGGACGATCTCATGAGCCGCTCCTCCACGCCGGGATCCCCGGCCGGACGCCCGGCCGCAGCGCACGGTAACCGTGCGCGTTCGTTCGACTACCCACAAACCGGCGAGCTTGATGACGCTTCCCTCGATCCGGCCCTGGCCAACACGCCGGGCCACGGCAGTGTCGGCGTCTTCCAGGCACCCCGTCCGGCACCGCGCCGATCGGCAGCGGCCGAGCCCACGGCGTCCACTTCGGCCACTCGCGATGGCGCCGACATCGACTCGCCCTTCCTGGACCTGTTCGGTGGGGCGTACGCCCGACCAGGTTCCGCGCCCCGGCCCAACGGCGCCCCAGCACGGGCCCTGCCGCAGCAGGCGGCTCCCGTCCCGCCGGCCCCGTTGACCCGCCAGACCGCACCGCCTGCGGTGCCCGCGCAGCCCGGCCCCCGCCGACCGCAGCCACCGGCCGACCGGTCGACGACGCCACCGCGCTCGCCGGCCCGGGCAGCACAGCCTCCTCCCGTACGGCGGCCCCGTCCCCGGTGCCCGCGCCGGCCGGCGAACGGCGGCCGGCCGCGCGGCCCCCGCCGAGGATCCGGCCCGGGAACCGGCTGCCGCGGTCGGCCCCCGCCCCGGGCACCGGAGCAGGCCCCGCCCGCCACCCGTGCCGTCAGCCCACCCCGGCAGCGGTCGGTCGACCGCCGCGACCGACCGGTCAAGCCCGCCCGGGTCCGGCCCCCGAAGATCAAATTCGGCGATCGTGATCCGGCGGTGGAGCTGGCCATCACCGAGATCGCCGGCCACCTGACCTTCACCCCGAACACCGTCACCGCCTGGTACTGGCTGCCCGAGGTGCGCTGGGCCTTCCGACCGGACGCGGAACGCGAGGCGCTGCTCTCGGCGATCTCCGAGCAGTACGCCGGCCTGGCCGGGTTCCGGTTGCACCTGCGCCGCACCACCCGCCCCTTCCCGGCCGACGAGTGGGCCCGCACCATCGACGCGAACACCGCCGCGCCGCTACCGGACGTGCCGGGCACGACCGGCTGGGCCGACCACCTCGTGGCCGCGCAACGACACCTGCTCTCGGTCAACCACGCCGAGGGCCAGACCTACCTCGGCGTGACCTTCGCCCGTCGTTCCCTCGGCGACTCGCTCACCGAGCGATTGCTCCGCACCTTCGGCCGAGGCGTCGCCGAGGGTGAGCGACGAAAGCTCGGTCGCACCGTCGAGCAGTTCGACGAGGTGCTGGGGGCGTTCGGCATGCGCGGGCGGCGGGTCACCGCGCAGGAACTGGAGTGGCTGCTCTACCGGTCGGTGGCGCTCTGCATGGCGCCCCCCGGCGCGCTCTCGCCGATCACCAACGGGCGCTGGGAACGCGGTGATCTGCTCGCCCTCACCGAGCAGGTGGAGCGCTACCGCACCCCCTACGGTTCGACGGTCAAGCTGGTCAACCGGATGACCGGCGAGGAACGGCACGTGGCGGTGCTCGCCGTGGGCCGGATGGAGCCACTGGAGATACCCGAGCGCCACGAGCCCTGGCTGCACTTCCACGAGCGGCTGCCGTGGCCGATGGAGCTCTCCACCCGGGTCGACATCCTCGGCTCCGGTGACTCCTTCCGCAACCTCGAACACCGACTGCGGATGATCCGGTCGCAGCAACTCGACTACGCCGAACACGGCATCGACGCCCCACCGGAGCTGGAGCGGTTGGCCAAGCGGGCACTGGTCATCGGTGACGAGATGACCACCGGCCTGCCAGTGGACTCCGCCCGGGCGCACGGCTGGCATCGGCTCGCGGTGGGTGGGCGTACCCGGGAGGAGTGCCTGGAGCGGGCCCGCCGCCTGATCCAGCTGTA
This DNA window, taken from Micromonospora sp. FIMYZ51, encodes the following:
- a CDS encoding ATP-binding protein codes for the protein MSRSSTPGSPAGRPAAAHGNRARSFDYPQTGELDDASLDPALANTPGHGSVGVFQAPRPAPRRSAAAEPTASTSATRDGADIDSPFLDLFGGAYARPGSAPRPNGAPARALPQQAAPVPPAPLTRQTAPPAVPAQPGPRRPQPPADRSTTPPRSPARAAQPPPVRRPRPRCPRRPANGGRPRGPRRGSGPGTGCRGRPPPRAPEQAPPATRAVSPPRQRSVDRRDRPVKPARVRPPKIKFGDRDPAVELAITEIAGHLTFTPNTVTAWYWLPEVRWAFRPDAEREALLSAISEQYAGLAGFRLHLRRTTRPFPADEWARTIDANTAAPLPDVPGTTGWADHLVAAQRHLLSVNHAEGQTYLGVTFARRSLGDSLTERLLRTFGRGVAEGERRKLGRTVEQFDEVLGAFGMRGRRVTAQELEWLLYRSVALCMAPPGALSPITNGRWERGDLLALTEQVERYRTPYGSTVKLVNRMTGEERHVAVLAVGRMEPLEIPERHEPWLHFHERLPWPMELSTRVDILGSGDSFRNLEHRLRMIRSQQLDYAEHGIDAPPELERLAKRALVIGDEMTTGLPVDSARAHGWHRLAVGGRTREECLERARRLIQLYSRELRISLQHPKNQDWLAREFIPGEPIANTGYVRRMPVHLLAAALPQAASTVGDRRGDLIGRTAGTCRRPVFLDLHFPMEVRERSGLAVFVAEPGGGKSTLLGALGYLAARRGVQVTLLDPSGPLARLCAMPELRPYSRVLNLTGSEHGTLAPYSLIPTPLRSEFVTGPAGDREFEIAVSNARAERRMLVQDICMMLVPPQVAREASTATLFRHAVRQVPAEETSTLDDVVSCLGQLDDHAGRELANLLLDTAEMPLAMLFFGRPPEGLLGPDAALTVITMAGLRLPDLKIEREYWSAEESLALPMLHTAHRLAVRRCYGGAMSSRKLVGLDEAHFMEGWRSGRSFLVRLARDSRKWNLAALVASQNPRDILGLDVQNLVSTVFVGRIAEDAEIASEALRLLRVPVDDGYEATLASLSTADATSAHRLGFREFVMRDVDGRVQKVRVDVSYVDGLLDHLDTTPAAIAAAAGVLPTVLPDMEA
- the folP gene encoding dihydropteroate synthase, producing the protein MTELVRAPAPVVMGVLNVTPDSFSDGGRYADVDAAVAHGVRLRAEGAGLVDVGGESTRPGADRVDAEAESARVLPVIRALTGAGVPVSIDTTRARVAEAALAAGAVVVNDVSGGLADPDMARVVRDAGCPWVLMHWRGHSRRMSELASYRDVVAEVRAELDQRVTAALAAGVAADRIVIDPGLGFAKTAAHNWQLSARLPELLELGYPLLFGASRKSYLGLLLAGPDGAPRPTADREMATVATSLLAVAAGAWGVRVHDVRATVDALAVWQATGRPKLAWPPGTAPPADQHADPGVRR
- the folB gene encoding dihydroneopterin aldolase, with product MTDRITLTGLRAYGRHGVYDFERARGQEFVVDAVLELDLTSAARSDEVADTVHYGELADRLVAVVTGEPVNLIETLADRLIEVCLADARVRAATVTVHKPEAPVPYAFADVAVTMRRTR
- the folK gene encoding 2-amino-4-hydroxy-6-hydroxymethyldihydropteridine diphosphokinase, producing MTRAVLSLGSNLGDRLGHLRTALATLGERVLVVSGVYETPPWGDTEQPAYLNAVLLAVDPMAGPYDWLARARAAEQAAGRVRDPARRFGPRTLDVDVVAVWSDDDQPVLSDDPELILPHPRAHLRAFVLRPWIDIQPYGQLPGHGRLTDLLTYGPAAAEVAELRPRPDLTLESEA